In Tenrec ecaudatus isolate mTenEca1 chromosome 4, mTenEca1.hap1, whole genome shotgun sequence, a single window of DNA contains:
- the LOC142446988 gene encoding large ribosomal subunit protein uL11-like: MPPKFDPNEIKVVYLRCICGEVSATTALAPKIGPLGLSPKKVGDDIAKATGDWKGLRMTVKLTTQNRQSQIEVMPSASALIIQAPKEAPRDRKKQKNIKHSGNVTLGELVGIACQMRHGSLARELSGTIKEVLGTAQSVGCNVDGHHFHDIIEAIHSSAVECLAS, from the coding sequence ATGCCACCCAAGTTTGACCCCAATGAGATCAAAGTCGTGTATTTAAGGTGCATCTGTGGGGAAGTCAGTGCCACGACCGCGCTGGCCCCCAAGATCGGCCCCCTGGGCTTGTCGCCAAAGAAGGTTGGTGATGACATTGCCAAGGCAACCGGTGACTGGAAGGGTTTAAGGATGACGGTGAAATTGACCACTCAGAACAGACAATCCCAGATTGAAGTCATGCCTTCGGCTTCTGCCCTCATCATCCAAGCCCCCAAGGAAGCGCCCAGGGATAGAAAGAAGCAGaaaaacattaagcatagtgggAACGTCACTCTCGGTGAGCTCGTCGGCATTGCGTGCCAGATGCGGCATGGATCTTTGGCCAGAGAACTGTCTGGAACTATTAAAGAGGTCCTGGGGACTGCCCAGTCTGTGGGCTGCAATGTTGATGGGCACCACTTTCATGACATCATAGAGGCCATCCACAGCAGTGCAGTGGAATGCCTAGCAAGTTAA